Proteins co-encoded in one Nitrospira sp. genomic window:
- a CDS encoding HEAT repeat domain-containing protein, whose protein sequence is MSRRLVIVVGVCALAIGAGLPVDLWAGAKNPIVLVQIPYEAPPKQQDVPDVSVPPNTNPLTPEEMTRAEALLPLLEGKQEFWAMGEFVHLGEPSVPALVKGLTMPSPRIRYNTIETLSMMKGVSGVPALLQAAKDPNELPRVREHALRVAIRLDAAKTPEAIEVMSKDQNPSVRKAAAFESRYVRLKAVIPTLIPMITDDERFVAMSALHSLWIVTRHETEFHDWDTSTKQDRQAWVSEWVEWWASNKDAFEIPEPRRAGKSS, encoded by the coding sequence GAGCAGACGTCTTGTGATCGTGGTTGGTGTGTGTGCGCTGGCCATTGGCGCCGGGTTGCCGGTAGACCTCTGGGCAGGCGCCAAGAATCCTATCGTGCTCGTACAAATTCCCTATGAGGCTCCGCCGAAGCAGCAGGATGTACCCGATGTGTCCGTGCCGCCGAATACGAATCCGCTGACCCCGGAGGAAATGACACGGGCTGAGGCGCTGCTTCCCTTGCTGGAAGGAAAGCAGGAGTTTTGGGCCATGGGGGAGTTTGTGCATTTGGGAGAGCCGTCTGTTCCGGCGTTGGTCAAAGGGCTGACGATGCCGAGCCCGAGAATTCGCTACAACACGATCGAGACGCTGTCGATGATGAAAGGGGTGTCCGGCGTGCCGGCATTGCTTCAGGCAGCCAAAGATCCGAACGAACTCCCGCGCGTCCGCGAGCATGCCCTGCGTGTGGCGATTCGACTCGATGCGGCGAAAACGCCTGAGGCGATTGAGGTGATGTCGAAGGATCAGAATCCCTCAGTGCGGAAGGCGGCGGCGTTTGAATCGCGTTACGTCAGGCTTAAAGCGGTGATTCCTACGCTGATCCCCATGATCACCGACGATGAACGTTTCGTGGCGATGTCGGCGTTGCATTCCCTCTGGATTGTGACGCGTCATGAAACCGAGTTTCACGATTGGGATACGTCGACGAAGCAGGATCGGCAGGCCTGGGTGAGTGAGTGGGTGGAGTGGTGGGCTTCGAATAAGGATGCGTTTGAGATTCCTGAGCCACGTCGAGCCGGGAAAAGTTCCTGA